The genomic window AAGATTCAAACTTCAAATTTAAAACCCTCGAACAACCTCACCTTCCGCATGTATTATATTTTTCAAACAATTTTAAAATTTCACAAATACATTTTATTTGGTTTTCAACTTTATTTGGatttaatttgagctcatctttCCCTAAAGTCAACTATTAACTCCAAGGTATTACTAGATCTATTTTAATTAATTAAACCATCTTGCATTAGTTTATTTAAATTAGACCAAGGGTTTCAAACTTATGATCGAGTTGTGTTTGAATTATATTCCAATATCATTTGGATTTCCTAAAGTCAACTAATAACTAAAGTCCATATTATAGTTTCGGAATTCATTTGTTTTTTGTATCATAATTGTCTTATTACACAATTTTTATTTCAAATTTAACCAATGTAGATTTAATTTCTATTTGAATTTTTGCCTCTTATGTATTATgtttaaaatatatttttaaattatTCACATATGAACTAAAGTGTTTTGAGATGAAACTATATTTCTCTAGGCTCaatttgcaaaaaagaatcaatgtATTTAGATTTTTAATTTGCAAGTCATGCCCTATTTAAGTTTGAATTCATtctatttgaatttaaattttaaaTTATCCAAAAGTGAAATATTTCTGGACAGGGTGAATGTACATTTCACGAGGGTCATTTTGCAAAATGAATCACCGAATTTGGATATGTAGATAATTAGTTATGTGTGTTTTAATTTCAGGAGGTTTTCTGTAAAATTTTGTTTGGGCAATTTGGACATACAATTCCTGCACCTATATTTCCCATTCGAATTTGAATTTGGTTTAAAAACTAAATGTGTTTAAAATTCAGTTTAGAAAAATGCCAGAGGGTCAAGCTCATTGTTCGGATTTGTGGAACTCATCTTCCTGCCAAAATAATTGCAAAGCCATTTTAAACAATTTCCCTTTGATTTTTGAATTGTTTCCAAAATGAATCAAATTTAAGTCATATTAAAATTAATTGGCTTGGATATTCTTGGGATTTATTAAGGTTAGCCTTGTGCCGAATAATATTTCAAATGGTTTGGTTTCTAAATTAGCCTAGAAAAACGCATCAGGCCGTATATACGGATGGAGAGAGTATTTCTAATTATCTGTAGGGCTAATTAATTTGTCTGCCTAATTAATAAATTGCATTAATGACTTAGTTTTAAAATTGATTTGATGCAAAAAAATTCCTATTTAAATGTACCTAATtaattgcattactctatttccattttttgcatTAATGGTTGTGGGCGAACGGCACGTACATATTCTTCCCTAATAATAGAGATTCGACgtgaaaaaaatctatttttaaatgAACCTaattaatctctactcctaatggagcagttggtagtctcgcttccaggttttttttcgtcccatcactttcgtccggttttttttcgtaggttaaccgtcgtagattttttttgatgctgctttcttattcaccggtttatttacccctcagctctttccttgcaaatcagcactttccaaacgtgcacgcaatcacggatctaaatttactaacttatgcaaatcaaccgataccttccattattgcaaatttctttaggaaacaaataatagattttaaggaaacaaataaaagattttaaagacgcatcatactttactaacaatcactaaaaatcgaatctaaattaattaaccttaccttaaatcactcaatcactttaattagaaaacattttctttcctaactgcagttggtagtctcgcttccaggttttttttcgtcccaccacttttgtccggtttttttcgtaggttaatcGTCGTAGATTTTTTTGATGCTGGTNNNNNNNNNNNNNNNNNNNNNNNNNNNNNNNNNNNNNNNNNNNNNNNNNNNNNNNNNNNNNNNNNNNNNNNNNNNNNNNNNNNNNNNNNNNNNNNNNNNNNNNNNNNNNNNNNNNNNNNNNNNNNNNNNNNNNNNNNNNNNNNNNNNNNNNNNNNNNNNNNNNNNNNNNNNNNNNNNNNNNNNNNNNNNNNNNNNNNNNNNNNNNNNNNNNNNNNNNNNNNNNNNNNNNNNNNNNNNNNNNNNNNNNNNNNNNNNNNNNNNNNNNNNNNNNNNNNNNNNNNNNNNNNNNNNNNNNNNNNNNNNNNNNNNNNNNNNNNNNNNNNNNNNNNNNNNNNNNNNNNNNNNNNNNNNNNNNNNNNNNNNNNNNNNNNNNNNNNNNNNNNTtcatactttactaacaatcactaaaatcaaatctaaattaattaaccttaccttaaatcactcaatcactttaattagaaaacattttctttcctaactgcagttggtagtctcgcttccaggtttttttcgtcccaccactttcgtccggttttttttgtAGGTTAatcgtcgtagatttttttcgatgctggtttcttattcaccggtttatttacccctcagctctttcctcgcaaatcagcactttccaaacatgcacgcaatcacggatctaaatttactaacttatccaaatcaaccgataccttccattattgcaaatttctttaggaaacaaataatagattttaaggaaacaaataaaagattttaaagacgtatcatactttactaacaatcactaaaaatcaaatctaaattaataaccttaccttaaatcgctcaatcactttaattagaaaacattttctttcctaactgcaccccgcttagtgtgcacataacaatccgaagtaattagagtcacatgattgaatccatttatttagagcgacatgattgaATTCATTTATTAACAATAATCCTCACCAAAAGTGCATTTAGCAATTTTAGAGGGCGGACCAAAACTCTGCCATCCGCTCGCCCGCGTTTGTTTAGGTACaggaaaaaatggcataatatatgGAAACAACACGACCGGGGCGGCGGCGCAATCTTCAGGGATAGGGGATCGGAGGAGAAGGATTGGCCTGGCAGCATGATCGGGGTGCTTCCCCACGGCCGCGGCCGTCCTCGCGATGCCACCTACCCGAAATCAACGTTGCTCCCTGCCGTCATCCGAGGCGACGCCGCCTGCCCTCCTACCCACGGTCCGCTGCCGCATGCAGCTACGGTGAGAGGAGTAGCGACAGGGTCGAGGTCCTTCAtgcgttccgggatggaggccatgatttcgtcgaggtcgttgctgcctcctacactcagggtgtgtcgccgagatcgaggcgagcatgaggagctgtggccaccgccatggtcaccccatcgcaggggatggagcacgccgtcggcctacagcttgtggagatcactGTTGCTCTTCAGGTCGCGTGGTGACCGGATCTTGCCGATGTGTCCCTCCCCAACGACCTCCTCTTCGCCCGGTTGGCCGACATGGATCTCTCCATTGCTGCCCTcaacttctctgcctcgagctcgacggtcagccaccatggatcccccagctggagggtcacgtgaaccagccgtcctcccatgctgcagcggcgagaaggtgacatggctctccgtacacgaagagtggagttcagtcaagtacttatatacttggcctctactgctgatccatgtacatggagaagaacagacaaccgctcattcatgcttcgttccactcctttgcactacattactggaggtgacattttcctatgtctctatgttgtaacaagcctgctgcttgcatagttaatggattttttatttaaatttatcgctgcttagtgctttgttggaattgttcacccaagattcttatatatagtatgagcgtatgtaggcatacttagctttgctattccattttttctggcgcatagaaataagagtattgtccaggttaggtattcaattgagtatggtatttggattgctatcagaatgtcttttctatgcatgtgatttctcacatctggttataatatttgtgaagacgtgcattgcacgtgcacttggaagcgggcccgtggcccgcgctggacggtgccgacgccgacccgagccacctcgttcgcgtattcttggagctgtggctggtcgatttacatgaaattaattccctcagttctggtggcaaatataatacatataatccatattgttatgcactagcgtgtatgtgtgaaatagatggattatggtcccgtacccaataagatggatatgtgtgtgtgtgttagagagagagggagagggggatagagagtgaggaaaagggagggagagtgtgtgtctgTCTGTGtgagaggatttgatggtaaaaaagatcgtcaatgtcgtaatattgaactcttaaagttaatgtggccccgttgcaacgcacgggtgttcttcTAGTTGTAATGTAATTAACCATCTGGCTAATATTTTGTATTAATGATTTGATTTTCAAATGGATTCGGTGCTAGTTTTTCAACTTGTTTTTGCATTAATGGCTATATGATTTATTCGGTGTGAACAATTTTCTACTTAATTCATTAATTGTCTTATTAACTAGAAAATTAGCCACTTCTAATTATCTGTAGGCCTAATTAACAATCTTTATATTCATGAATCGATTTTCAAATTGATTCAATGCAAAAATATTCCTATTTAACATGATCTAATTAATTGCACATTTAATCATCTAATTAATTACATTAATGGCTTGATTTTTAAATTGATTCGCACTCTGTGTCTATATTTTTGCATTAGTGGTTGTGTGCGGACGACTATGTACAGATTCAcctgtaatactccctccgttcctaaatgtaactctttttagagattttaatacggactacatacggatgtatatagacatattttagagtgtatattcactcattttgctctatatgtagtcCGCATTAGAATCTCTAAAAGGATGTATATTTAGCAAGGGAGGGAGTAGTAGAGATGCATATATATGTTGAGGCCACAGATTGCAATTAAGCTGTAACATGGTGAGAAGCCAGCACCGAACCAACGAGTGAAACAATGGAAATAAGCCTGGTGCTGATCGTTGTTGTGTTGTGCTCCAGTGCTGCTACCCTAGTTACTTGTAGTAGCGCGGGGTTCCACATGGAGCTCACCCATGTTGATGGCAAAGGGAGCTACACCACGGCGGAGCGCGTGCAGcgcgccatggccagcagccggcagcGCCTGGCGTCCTTTGCTGACGTGAGCATGCCCGTCCACTGGAACACCAGCCAGTACATCGCTGAGTACCTGATCGGCAACCCACCGCAGCGCGCGGAGGCCATCGTCGACACAGGCAGTGACCTCATCTGGACGCAGTGCTCCACCTGCAGCCTCAAAGGATCTTGCGTCAAGCAGGGCCTGCCCTACTATAATGCGTCCAACTCAGACAGCTTCCATCCCGTGGCATGCAACGACACCTTGTGCTTGGCCAACCTCGAGCACTCCTGTGCCAGGGGCGGCAGCTGTGCTTTCGGGGCCTTCTATGGTGCCGGCGTCGCCAGAGGGTCCATTGGCACTGAGGTCTTCGCCTTCCAAAACAGCACGGCTAGGCTCACGTTCGGCTGCGTCGACTCGCTGATGATCACTCCGGGGTCCCTCCACGGAGCGTCCGGTCTCATCGGCCTTGTCCGCGGCCCCCTGTCGCTCATCTCTCAGGTGGGCGCCAAAAAGTTCTCTTACTGTCACACCCCCTATCTCCGCAGCAACGCCACCGCCGGTGCCAGCAGCCATCTTTTTGCCGGTGCCTCGGCGAGCCTTAGCGGCGGCAGCCCTGTGATGTCCATGTCTTTCGTACAAGTCCCAAAAAAGTACCCATTCTACTATGTCCCACTCATGGGGATAAGCGTGGGACACACAAGACTGTCCATCCCACCGACGGTGTTTGCTCTGAAACAAAACGGCAGCGGCGGGGTCATTATCGACTCAGGCAATCCCACTACGGCTCTGGCCCATGGGGCCTACTGGCCCCTAAGCaaggagctccggaggcagctgAACGGGAGCCTCGTGTCGCCACCCGAAAACAGTGGAATGGACCTGTGTGTGGCGGTGGCACACGAAAAGACAGTGCCATCCATGGTGTTCCACTTCAGTGGCGGCGCGGACATGGTGCTGCCGCCGGAGAACTACTGGGTGCCGCTGGACAATTCCACGTCATGCATGGTGATGCATACATCCAACGGCATGAGCGTCATCGGCAACTTCCAGTTGCAGAACATGCACCTGCTCTACGACCTTGCCAAGGACGAGCTATCTTTCCAAACAGCCGACTGCAGTTCACTGTGATCACACGTCCGTTCTCCGGGAACTCATAGCTCGCGTGGCTAACAGGGATGGACAAATTTCTTATGACCGCTTGTTTCAAGCTATTACCCTGTCGCTTAATAAAAATTGAAGCTAGCTCAATTAGTACAACGTTTGGACCTGTTGGTGATAGATTCAATCCTTACATCGTTGGTTTTTTTTAGGGATTACGTCGTCGGTTCTAATCAGACAGGATCCCggaattctttttttttctttctgctaATGGAGCAGGCCCAGCAGCTCCACCATAGGCTAGGGCGAACACAGGGTAATCCAAAAGCCCAGACAGATTAGAAAATCAATAATTAAGAAGTACTCTTTACAAAGGTCACTCTTATGGAAGCTactagttgacgagcgctccttcggaagcCTCACAATGATTAGCATCACTTGGCGCACTCTCAGCCGCCCACCACGTGTCGCGCTATGGACGCTCAATCCGGATTTTTTTTTCACACGCGTTTTCGGCCTTTGAAAAGGTTTTTTGGACGTTTCAATTTTCCACCAAGCTTCCTTAGCTTTTggaccaaaaaatcacaaaaaatatatttttgcccACAAAAACAcgtttcatttttctttctttcacgagagttacggttttgcttccgaggcacagttttgctttcgccagagtcacggccgtgcctcttggaaacagaaaaaaatgcattttctattttttccttccgcgagaggcacggttgtgctttcgcgagagtcatggccgtgcctctcggaaatgaaaaaaacgttttctgttttttctttcggcgagagacacggttttgcttccacgagcgGCACGTttgtgctttcgcaagagtcacggccatgcctctcggaaacaaagAAACACATTTTGCATTTTTTTACCTACTGCAAGAGGCACGTTTGTGCTTTTAGCGGGAG from Triticum aestivum cultivar Chinese Spring chromosome 3B, IWGSC CS RefSeq v2.1, whole genome shotgun sequence includes these protein-coding regions:
- the LOC123067091 gene encoding aspartic proteinase nepenthesin-1-like, giving the protein MEISLVLIVVVLCSSAATLVTCSSAGFHMELTHVDGKGSYTTAERVQRAMASSRQRLASFADVSMPVHWNTSQYIAEYLIGNPPQRAEAIVDTGSDLIWTQCSTCSLKGSCVKQGLPYYNASNSDSFHPVACNDTLCLANLEHSCARGGSCAFGAFYGAGVARGSIGTEVFAFQNSTARLTFGCVDSLMITPGSLHGASGLIGLVRGPLSLISQVGAKKFSYCHTPYLRSNATAGASSHLFAGASASLSGGSPVMSMSFVQVPKKYPFYYVPLMGISVGHTRLSIPPTVFALKQNGSGGVIIDSGNPTTALAHGAYWPLSKELRRQLNGSLVSPPENSGMDLCVAVAHEKTVPSMVFHFSGGADMVLPPENYWVPLDNSTSCMVMHTSNGMSVIGNFQLQNMHLLYDLAKDELSFQTADCSSL